Below is a window of Sulfitobacter sp. SK012 DNA.
AGCAGATCCCTGTAACCGTTCTTCTGCTCGATGGCCTTCAGGTTGTTGCACAGCGTACCAATGAGAAGGACGGCTACACAGCTGTTCAGCTCGGTGCCGGTACAGCCAAGGTCAAACGGACATCTCAGGCGATGCGGGGCCACTTTGCCGCTGCTAAGGTTGAGCCCAAGCGCAAGGTAGCGGAGTTCCGTGTGGACGCCGATGCTATGATCGCTGTCGGTGAGGAAATCATCGCGGATCATTACTTTGCAGGCCAGTATGTCGATGTGGCGGGTACGTCTATCGGTAAAGGCTTTCAGGGTGCGATGAAGCGTCACAACTTCGGCGGTTTGCGCGCGACACACGGTGTTTCGATCAGCCACCGTTCGCATGGCTCTACAGGTCAGTGTCAGGACCCGGGTAAAGTTTTCAAAGGCAAGAAAATGGCCGGTCACATGGGCGCTGCCCGTGTCACCACGCAGAACCTTGAGGTCGTAAAGACCGACACGGCGCGTGGATTGATCATGGTCAAAGGCGCTGTTCCCGGCTCCAAAGGTGGTTGGGTGACAGTTAAGGATGCGGTGAAGAAGCCGTTCCCTGACAGTGCTATCGTTCCCGCTGCTTTGGCATCCGCTGCCAAGGAAGCCGCGAAAGCAGCCGAAGAAGCAGCCGCAGCCGCAGCAGCCGAAGCAGAAGCAGAAGCAGCACGCCTTGCAGAAGAGCAAGCCGCCGCAGAAGCAGAACAGCTGAAAGCCGCAGAAGCTGATATCGCAGCCGATAAAGCAGACGACGCAGGTGCTGCGCCCGAAGCTGAGAAGAAGGAAGGTGACGAATGAAACTTGATGTCATCAAACTCGACGGCGGCAAGGCCGGTTCGGTAGACTTGGACGAGGCCCTGTTTGGTCTTGAGCCACGCGCCGACATCCTGCACCGCGTCGTCCGCTGGCAGCGCAACAATGCGCAAGCCGGTACGCACAAGGTAAAGACACGCTCCGAGGTCAGCTATTCGACCAAGAAGATCTATCGTCAGAAAGGCACCGGCGGCGCACGCCACGGCGCACGTTCTGCACCGATCTTCCGTGGTGGTGGTATCTATAAGGGCCCAACGCCCCGTAGCCACGGCCATGAGTTGACCAAGAAGTTTCGTAAGCTGGGCCTGCGCCACGCACTGTCTGCAAAGGCAAAAGCGGGTACGCTGGTTATCATCGAAGATGCATCCTCGGACGGCAAAACCGCCGCTCTGGCCAAGCAGGTCAAAGCACTCGGTTGGAAGCGCGCGTTGATCATCGACGGTGCAGCCGTAAACGAGAACTTTGCGCAAGCCGCGCGCAACATCGAAGGCCTGGATATCCTGCCAACGATGGGCGCTAACGTCTATGACATCCTCAAGCGTGATACACTTGTGATCACCAAAGCGGGGATCGAAGCACTGGAGGCCCGATTGAAATGACCGCCAAGCATGAACACTACGATGTGATCCGCAAGCCGATCATCACTGAAAAGGCGACCATGGCATCCGAAAACAACGCTGTTGTTTTTGAGGTGGCCATTGGCTCCAACAAGCCACAGATCAAAGAGGCCGTTGAGGCATTGTTTGGTGTGAAGGTGAAGGCCGTGAACACGACCATCACCAAAGGCAAAGTAAAGCGCTTCCGTGGCCAACTCGGCACACGTCGCGACGTCAAGAAGGCTTACGTTACGCTCGAAGAGGGCAATACGATTGACGTTTCCACCGGGCTGTAAAGCTCTAGGTTGAATATGAATTACGAAGGGCCCTCGCATCAGCGGGGGCCTTTTGTGTTGGGGCAGGTGGGTATGCGGAGCGGCTGAATACCGCTGTTGCAGTCACTGCCCGATAATAAATGCTTGCATTTGATGTGGAAATGGCGCATTCGGCACCTGCGACGTTACTATATCTATCGGCATTACTGCTCCTTACGGCTCAGTCATACGATCTATCACTGACTTAGCCGACCTGCCGCATCCTGCGGGCAGACACTATTAAGGAATACAACAATGGCCACTGGTACAGTCAAATGGTTCAACACAACTAAAGGTTTCGGTTTTATCGCCCCCGATGGCGGCAGCAAAGACGTGTTCGTACACATCTCTGCCGTTGAGCAGGCAGGCCTTACAGGTCTGAGCGACGACCAAAAAGTGACTTTCGACATCGAAGCAGGCCGTGACGGCCGCGAAAGCGCAACAAACATCCAACTGGCATAAGCCGGGTTCCCCGCGGGGAGCAATGTTTGAATGAATTGGAGGGGCGTATCGGGAACGATGCGCCCTTTTTCATTTGTGGACCCTGCGCCTTATGTTCTGAGTGCCTGTGCAGCCGGCGGCACTGTCGCGAATGAGCAAGGCTCCCGACGCAGGCCTCGAATGTCTGTTTCGAGTCAAGCCACCAGGCTTGGAATGGCTATCCGGTAGTCAGCGAGCGATCCGGGTATGTGGATAAATCCATTTCCATTAACGCGCAGCCTCGATGTTGGCTGATCCCTTGAAATGGCTTTCGTCCGTGAAATTCGAAAGTACTGTAGCCGATCAAATGAAGTTCGTCGAAGCCGACATTTTTGAAAACCCGTTGTGATATTTGGTTTGTTGCCTCGGTGAAGGCCAAACCGTACCCGAGGTTTTTTGCCTGCTCTAAGCAAGACTGTACCAAGTTTTGCGCAATCCCTTTCCCTGAGAAATCATCACGCACAGCAATCATGAATATGTGCAAAAATTCACCGGGCCCAATTTCATGAGCGTTTGCAAAAATTTCCTCCAGCTCATCCAGGAGCGCAATTACCGGTTCGGAGCTCAGGTCTACGTCCTCAATTTCACTCGGAGGTGCCCGGCCAAAATCATGTGTTAGGACAGCGCCGACAATTTCACCGGAAACCGATTCCACAGCGACTGAAGACAAGCCTTCCCTTGCGGATTTCGTTCCGAATATGGCGGCAATCTTTTCGAGTTTTCTGGGTGAGAACTGAGTCGCCATTGCAGGAGGATCTCGTCTGCTGAAGACGTCTCCAAGAAGCCGCGACATCTCGACATTGTCCGCACAAGACATTCCCCGAATAACGATCCCTTGATCCCCCAACCTGCAAGTCCTCCAAATTATGGCCGCGATCAGTGTCGCATCGCGAGTTCAAATTTTGGATCATTTTCGGGCAAGTGGTCAATGACTGCTTTACCAGCGTACAGTCGTCGCGTTCGTGTATTGGTTGGGCAAAAACGCCAGATGCTTGTTTGGAGCCCAAAGCGAAGTATGTAGGACCGGCAGCTAGAGCTGGGACTCGCTGTCTTTACGAACGTAGGGCGCATCACCTGAATTGCCGAACTGTCATTCCGCCGTCCAGTTTTGGCTTTGGGTTTTCGGCAAGCTATGCGACGCTTCAATTATTGTAAGAAACAAAGGAATAATCAGATGGCATTTTCATCAATATCTCATTGGACAACGACGGAATGGAATGACGAGCTTGAAGCGATTGCACGAGATAAATTCGTGCCGCTCATCCTCGCGGTAGGGGCGTCTGGTGTTCAGATGATCCGCACAGGTGATCTGACCTTTACCGTCGTGACTTCATACTCCGACGAAGCGACTGCAAACGCTGCGCAGGCCAAAGTTGCGGAAATTCGCGCTCAGGCAGCTGATGAATTACCGATGTCTATGAACAGCATGGAAGCTGGAAGTATCTTTGCAAGCGGCTAGACGGTTCGCCTGCCGAAATTGAACACAACAACGCTCCGGTATTCCGGGGCGTTGTTTGCATCTTGGGCTATGCAGCTGTGGGTAAGCCAATGGTCCAACAGCAATCTTGGTTACAGAGCCTAACGGGAGCTGATGTGTCTGGATGTATCGGTCTGCATAGTGCCAAATTTCGTGCAGCAACAGATGGCAAGCCTAAGCCGCGAGGCTAGGGGCCACCTTCTGCACCCGCTTTAAGGGCGGCACCTTATGTTCATGAGGTTTCGGGCGG
It encodes the following:
- the rplC gene encoding 50S ribosomal protein L3; its protein translation is MLRSGVIAKKMGMTRLFMEDGKQIPVTVLLLDGLQVVAQRTNEKDGYTAVQLGAGTAKVKRTSQAMRGHFAAAKVEPKRKVAEFRVDADAMIAVGEEIIADHYFAGQYVDVAGTSIGKGFQGAMKRHNFGGLRATHGVSISHRSHGSTGQCQDPGKVFKGKKMAGHMGAARVTTQNLEVVKTDTARGLIMVKGAVPGSKGGWVTVKDAVKKPFPDSAIVPAALASAAKEAAKAAEEAAAAAAAEAEAEAARLAEEQAAAEAEQLKAAEADIAADKADDAGAAPEAEKKEGDE
- the rplD gene encoding 50S ribosomal protein L4, whose translation is MKLDVIKLDGGKAGSVDLDEALFGLEPRADILHRVVRWQRNNAQAGTHKVKTRSEVSYSTKKIYRQKGTGGARHGARSAPIFRGGGIYKGPTPRSHGHELTKKFRKLGLRHALSAKAKAGTLVIIEDASSDGKTAALAKQVKALGWKRALIIDGAAVNENFAQAARNIEGLDILPTMGANVYDILKRDTLVITKAGIEALEARLK
- a CDS encoding 50S ribosomal protein L23, encoding MTAKHEHYDVIRKPIITEKATMASENNAVVFEVAIGSNKPQIKEAVEALFGVKVKAVNTTITKGKVKRFRGQLGTRRDVKKAYVTLEEGNTIDVSTGL
- a CDS encoding cold-shock protein, with protein sequence MATGTVKWFNTTKGFGFIAPDGGSKDVFVHISAVEQAGLTGLSDDQKVTFDIEAGRDGRESATNIQLA
- a CDS encoding GNAT family N-acetyltransferase, with amino-acid sequence MATQFSPRKLEKIAAIFGTKSAREGLSSVAVESVSGEIVGAVLTHDFGRAPPSEIEDVDLSSEPVIALLDELEEIFANAHEIGPGEFLHIFMIAVRDDFSGKGIAQNLVQSCLEQAKNLGYGLAFTEATNQISQRVFKNVGFDELHLIGYSTFEFHGRKPFQGISQHRGCALMEMDLSTYPDRSLTTG